A genomic window from Pantoea alhagi includes:
- a CDS encoding GNAT family N-acetyltransferase, with amino-acid sequence MNIAPDTSLRVRPITAADNPYIAQVIRTVSAEFGLTADKGYTVSDPNLDRLFELYNTENSAYWVIELDGKIMGGGGVAPLQCSAPDICELQKMYFLPQLRGRGMAHRLALQAMDFAREHGFKRCYLETTASLTQAIRLYEKLGFQHIDGPLGCTGHDDCEVRMLKAL; translated from the coding sequence ATGAATATCGCCCCAGACACTTCGCTTCGCGTCCGCCCGATTACCGCAGCAGATAACCCGTATATTGCGCAGGTAATACGTACCGTATCCGCTGAGTTCGGCCTGACCGCTGATAAAGGCTATACCGTTTCCGATCCTAATCTGGATCGGCTATTTGAGCTGTATAACACGGAGAATAGCGCCTACTGGGTTATCGAGCTGGATGGCAAGATTATGGGCGGCGGCGGCGTGGCTCCGCTGCAGTGCAGCGCGCCGGATATTTGCGAACTGCAAAAAATGTATTTCCTGCCGCAGCTGCGCGGTCGCGGCATGGCGCACCGTCTGGCGTTACAGGCGATGGATTTCGCCCGTGAGCACGGCTTTAAGCGCTGCTACCTGGAAACCACCGCCAGCCTGACGCAGGCGATTCGGTTATATGAAAAACTGGGTTTTCAACATATTGACGGGCCGCTCGGTTGCACCGGTCACGACGACTGCGAAGTAAGGATGTTAAAGGCGCTGTAA
- a CDS encoding putative T6SS immunity periplasmic lipoprotein, whose protein sequence is MRNFILLALFFLTSCGSGDRLQFRNPGNASITLNSVCINAQPGKVLSYYLLSSSVNHYKKPIATEDNINKTYPDTCISTNLQSDAKYTLIYILDNDKYRLEFSVDRQGKISPGGR, encoded by the coding sequence GTGAGAAATTTTATTTTACTCGCTCTGTTTTTTTTAACATCCTGCGGTTCAGGGGACAGACTGCAATTTAGAAATCCTGGTAACGCAAGCATTACTTTAAATTCAGTGTGTATTAATGCACAGCCGGGTAAGGTGTTATCTTACTACTTGCTAAGCTCATCCGTAAATCATTATAAAAAGCCTATTGCTACAGAAGATAATATAAATAAAACCTATCCGGATACGTGTATTTCCACAAACCTGCAATCAGATGCGAAATACACTCTTATTTATATTTTAGATAACGATAAGTACAGGCTGGAGTTTTCCGTTGATCGCCAGGGAAAGATTAGCCCGGGAGGAAGATAG